The following are encoded together in the Brassica napus cultivar Da-Ae chromosome A9, Da-Ae, whole genome shotgun sequence genome:
- the LOC106364303 gene encoding putative pectinesterase 10 codes for MKFLICLLALSFWNLTASSSRISPHGLEHKQPKNFNIDIGKTVVVGQSGATHFKTIQAAIDSVPSGNNKWIKIQLQNGIYFEKIVIPMEKEKIILQGNNPLEVIIQYNDAGQASSSGPMIVNAEYFIAINVTFKNSYNSIASVVPYKKIKVAPSIVLLADKAWFYGCSFISVQDTLADLVGRHYFKL; via the exons ATGAAATTTCTAATTTGTCTTTTGGCTCTATCATTTTGGAATTTGACGGCTAGTTCATCACGTATCTCTCCTCATGGTTTAGAACACAAGCAACCAAAAAATTTCAACATTGATATAGGAAAGACAGTGGTGGTTGGTCAGAGTGGTGCAACTCACTTCAAAACCATCCAAGCAGCCATCGACTCCGTTCCCTCTGGTAACAATAAATGGATCAAGATTCAGCTTCAAAACGGAATCTACTT CGAAAAGATAGTGATTCCGATGGAGAAAGAAAAGATAATATTGCAGGGAAACAACCCATTAGAAGTGATAATTCAATATAATGATGCAGGACAAGCCAGTTCGAGTGGTCCGATGATCGTTAACGCCGAGTACTTCATTGCGATCAATGTCACATTCAAG AACTCTTATAACAGTATAGCATCAGTAGTACCATATAAAAAGATAAAGGTAGCTCCATCAATTGTACTATTGGCGGACAAGGCGTGGTTCTATGGCTGCAGTTTCATCAGTGTCCAAGACACACTCGCTGACTTAGTCGGCCGTCACTACTTCAAACTC
- the LOC125578044 gene encoding putative pectinesterase 10, with product MMNVKGMMNDEMVKSRGMLPGFITAQGRQSEQDTSGFVFKNCEIKGDGRASLGRAYRGYSRVVFYATSMSNVIVPQGWDAWHYKGEEDKITFVEVKCTGEGANKQGRVGWEKNLSDTDIDFLINTKTFIAGDGWMTTLPSSLVSLYSPSSI from the exons ATGATGAACGTTAAAGGAATGATGAACGATGAAATGGTGAAAAGCCGAGGAATGTTACCTGGATTCATAACCGCGCAAGGGAGGCAAAGCGAGCAAGACACAAGTGGATTTGTGTTCAAAAACTGCGAAATTAAAGGAGATGGTAGGGCGTCCTTGGGAAGAGCTTACCGAGGCTACTCTAGAGTTGTCTTTTATGCAACCAGCATGTCTAATGTCATCGTTCCTCAAGGATGGGACGCTTGGCATTATAAAGGCGAAGA GGATAAAATTACATTCGTGGAGGTAAAGTGTACGGGAGAAGGAGCGAATAAGCAAGGAAGAGTTGGATGGGAGAAGAATCTTTCTGATACAGATATTGATTTTCTTATAAACACTAAAACTTTCATTGCTGGAGATGGTTGGATGACTactcttccttcttctctaGTCTCTTTATATTCACCATCTTCCATTTAG